One Brachyspira pilosicoli P43/6/78 genomic window carries:
- a CDS encoding ATP-binding cassette domain-containing protein, which translates to MICNDKEIVANVWQINNINLSYNDNIIFKNFSISLHINKINIILGSSGCGKTSLLNIIAKKIESPSFVYQEPRLLNHLNAYENINYILKDKIKNKNLRDKTIKEALTITNLIDNIHSKPNELSGGMKQRLSLARALAYNSDFLLMDEPLQGQDIKRKKELLDIIKNIQIKTNKTIIYVTHDISEALILGDYIYILSKNNNSTNLIFQTKLESNDLNNNIDMQSKLMDILINN; encoded by the coding sequence ATGATTTGTAATGATAAAGAAATAGTTGCTAACGTTTGGCAAATAAACAATATAAATCTTTCATATAATGATAATATAATATTTAAAAACTTTTCAATTAGTTTGCACATAAATAAAATAAATATTATATTGGGCTCATCAGGGTGCGGAAAAACTTCTCTGCTTAATATAATTGCTAAAAAAATTGAGAGCCCCTCTTTTGTGTATCAAGAGCCAAGATTATTAAATCATTTAAACGCATATGAGAATATTAATTATATCTTAAAAGACAAAATCAAAAATAAAAACCTAAGAGATAAAACTATAAAAGAAGCATTAACTATAACCAACCTAATTGATAATATACACAGCAAACCAAATGAGCTTAGCGGAGGCATGAAGCAAAGATTATCATTAGCAAGAGCATTAGCCTATAATTCAGACTTTTTACTAATGGACGAACCATTACAAGGTCAAGATATTAAAAGAAAAAAAGAATTACTTGATATAATTAAAAATATACAAATAAAAACAAATAAAACTATTATTTATGTTACGCATGATATATCAGAAGCTTTAATCCTTGGAGATTATATATATATTCTCTCAAAAAATAATAACTCTACCAACTTAATATTTCAAACAAAATTAGAAAGCAAT